The following is a genomic window from Bacillus sp. FJAT-52991.
AAGCTTCTGATCCTCCAGTTCATCCCGACCTCGCTTAATCGATCCTGCTAAACAAGTGGATAGCGCCACTTGATCTCGTTTGCGTACTAATCGTTCGGGAGAAGCTCCTAAGAAGCAGCTTTCCATCGACTCTAACGAGAAGACAAAACTCTCTGGCTGTTGATCGAGTAAGCGTTCTAGTACAAGATCTGGCGTGATTTCAGACTGAAAATGAGCCGTCAGCTTTCTAGCTAGTACGACTTTCTTCAATTCTGGATCAGCTGTGATGCTTCGTACCACTTCGTTGATGGATCGCTTCCATTCTTCTGGATCGTGTTCGTCCATCTCAATAAGATGAACATTGCTTTCCAAAGAAGGAACTGCTTGATGAAACAGTTGCGTTTTCTTCCGCTCTATCTTATCGATTAGCTCATCCGAATCGTACGATGTGCAGATCATATTTGTCGTCAAATAGCTTTCCCCATTATAAATCGTCAGCATAAACTCTGGCACATAAAAGAAAGCAGGAGAAAAATTAGACCATTCCTTTTCCTGTGTTCTTTCAGGATCAAAGGAAAAACCACCAAATAGAAGTGGACCTGTTCCGTAAGCATCGAAAGGGTTGTGAATCGATGCACATTCAGTCATAGTATCCCACTTCTGCTCCACCTCTTTATAGCGCAGCTCATTTCTTTTCTCACTGCGAATCGCATGAATATTCCCTAACCCAACAATTGTCAATTCTCCATCTCGATCTTTCCAAAAAAATCGTTCTCCAGTATAAGCGGCTCGTCCATTTTGATAAAAAGCTAATGGATCAACCGAATCTACCTTCTCTACATAGCTAAAAAGCACAGACTGCACATGATTCAGTTTGTTATTTACCTCATGTATAAATACTTCTTTTATCGGATGGCTTTTTATAGTAGACAATGAAATCTCCTCCATTGCACATACAGCAGTATGAATCGTTGTCAAACTTATTTAAAGATACACCGCTTGAACTCCTTATGTCAACGATTCCACCGTGTTTTATCTTATTCTACCCCTATTATAATGTTTTGCTTCGATCCTTCCTATTATTTGTTTGCTTTGAGCTTGCTAAATGTGTCCATGAACCTGCTTAGAAATGTGAAAAATCATTGACACTTCCCCTTTCCTTTTCTACACTTATAATGACGAACAGGGGAAGAAGTTTTCAATCATGTTGTTCGTTATTAACTAAAGGGAGAGAATGAACGATGGAAGTCAATACATCCCCTTTCATTAAGCCGGACAAAGGCTGGAAAATTTGGTGGCAGCTCATGAGGCCGCATACACTAACAGCCGCATTTGTTCCTGTGTTTCTCGGAACGGCTTTGGCTGTCGCATATACGTCGCTTCGGATCGATCTGTTTTTAGCGATGCTCATTGCCTGCCTACTGATCCAGGCAGCTACAAATATGTTTAACGAGTATTTCGATTACGTAAGAGGACTCGATACGGAGAAATCCGTTGGCATTGGAGGTGCGATTGTACGAAATGGTGTGCAACCTCGTACAGTACTTACAATGGGATTTTCTTTTTTCGCTATCGCTTTGTTGCTCGGGATTTATATTTGTGCCAATACGACATGGTGGATCGCTGTGGTTGGGATCATTTGTATGGCTGCTGGGTACTTTTATACAGGTGGACCTGTTCCAATTGCCTACACACCATTTGGCGAACTAACGGCCGGCTTTTTTATGGGTTTTGTTATTATTTTGCTATCTTTTTACATTCAAACAGGTTTTGTTTCCAATTCAAGTATACTTATTTCTGTCCCGATCTCGATCTTAGTTGGATCCATTTTATTGGCCAACAACATCCGCGATTTAGATGGAGATAAAGAAAATGGTCGAAAAACACTGGCTATCTTAGTCGGGCGTCAACGTGCCATTCAAATGCTAGCTGGCATGTTCATTGTATCATTTGCCTGGGTAGCCGCTCTTGTTGTGTTTGAGGTCGGGTCGCCATGGCTCCTTCTCACCTTTTTAAGCATCCCGAAAGCAGTGAGAGCCACTAAAGGCTTTATTGGCAAAACACTGCCTATTCAAATGATGCCTGCGATGAAAGCAACTGCTCAAACAAACACCATCTTTGGCTTATTGCTATCGATCGGCATTTGTTTAGGCTACCTTCTTTAATAGGTGAAAAATGGTGAATCTCCACTTTAAATGGAGACTCACCGTTTTTATTTTCAAGCTAGTTATCGTTTGACGAGCACTTGACTGCCACGATTATGAATCTCCCAAATATCGGATGCATATTCCCGAATCGTCCGATCGCTTGAGAAATATCCAGATTGACTAATATTACGTGCTGTCATTTGAAGCCAACGATTTCGATCCTTTTCATACAATCGCCCCGCCTCTTGCTGCTTATCACGATACGCGGCAAAGTCTTTCAAGACAAAATATTGATCATTTTCTATAAGTAAGGAATCATAAATCATCTCAAACTGATCCTCTTCATTAAAGAAGCCGTTCACTAGCTGATCCATGACTTGTCGAATGTGATTATCATGATGATAATAATCCATCGAACGATAGCCACCTTCACGTTCAAACTTCATTACTTCTTCTGCTTTTAAACCGAAAATGAAAATATTCTCTTGGCCCACTTGCTCTAATATTTCAACATTCGCTCCATCAAGCGTTCCCATTGTCAAGGCACCATTCATCATAAATTTCATATTCCCTGTCCCGGATGCTTCCTTACTTGCCGTTGAGATTTGTTCACTAATATCGGCTGCTGGAATAATGTCCTCCGCTAAAGACACTCGATAATTTTCTAAAAAGACAACTTTGATTCGATCCTTTACGATCGGATCGTTGTTGACCATGTCCGCTACGGAATGAATCAGCTTAATGATTTTCTTAGCATAATAATAGCCTGGTGAAGCTTTCGCCCCGAAAACAAAGGTCCGAGGATACATGTCAAAAGAAGCATCCTCCCGCATGCGATTATACAAATATAAAATATGCAATACATTCAACAATTGTCGCTTATAGGCATGTAACCTTTTGACTTGAATATCAAAGATCGATTGTGGATCAACGTTAATCCCGTTTTGTTCTAAAATCCGCTTAGCAAGAATTTCTTTTCTTTTCAGCTTCACATCAGCTAAGCCAGTTAAAAAGGCTGAATCCTGCTCATAAGAATGAAGAAGAGCCAACTTTTCCGGCTGCTTCATCCACTCATCACCAATCGTTTCCCTAATTAGATGCGTCAATTCCGGATTTGCTTTTAATAACCAGCGACGATGAGTGATCCCATTCGTTTTATTATTAAATTTCTCCGGTTGAAATTGATAAAATAAGTTCATTTCTCGATTTTTTAAAATCTCTGTATGGATTTTGGCTACCCCATTGACGCTATGGCTACCAACAATTGCTAAATGGGCCATCTTTACTTGCCCGTGTGCAACGATTGCCATCTGTTCAATGCGTCCCCATTCTCCCGGATACAGCTCCCATAAACTTTTGCAGAAGCGCTCATTAATCTCATCAATAATCATAAAAATTCTTGGCAACAGTGGCTGGAAAATTCGAATCGGCCATTGCTCCAACGCTTCTGATAGCGTTGTATGATTCGTATAACAAAACGTATTCGTAGTAATTTGCCACGCTTCCTCCCAGCTCATACAATGATCATCAAGCAACACTCGCATGAATTCTGGAATTGCAAGAACAGGGTGCGTATCATTAATATGAATCGACACATGCTCATGAAAAGCATGCAGATCTTTATATTGCTCTAAATAATCTTGAATAATTGAACGAATACTGGCTGAAACAAGAAAATATTGCTGCTTTAATCGCAAAATTTTCCCTTCATCATTCGTATCATCCGGATATAAAAATTCTGAGATCGCTTCTGTTTCTTTTTTATATTTTAAAACATCTTGATTTGGCATATACCTAGACGGCTCTGCACTCCAAAGTCTAAGCGTATTCACTGTATCCGTTTCATAACCAATCACCGGCATATCATAAGGAACGGCACTTACATATTCCGCATCTACATGACGAAATGTGAGAATCCCATCCTTTTCATATGTTTCAACCTTCCCCCAAAATGGGATTTCCACTGCCATATCGATTTTTCTTACTTCCCATACATGGCCGTAGCGTAACCAAT
Proteins encoded in this region:
- a CDS encoding isochorismate synthase, which produces MSTIKSHPIKEVFIHEVNNKLNHVQSVLFSYVEKVDSVDPLAFYQNGRAAYTGERFFWKDRDGELTIVGLGNIHAIRSEKRNELRYKEVEQKWDTMTECASIHNPFDAYGTGPLLFGGFSFDPERTQEKEWSNFSPAFFYVPEFMLTIYNGESYLTTNMICTSYDSDELIDKIERKKTQLFHQAVPSLESNVHLIEMDEHDPEEWKRSINEVVRSITADPELKKVVLARKLTAHFQSEITPDLVLERLLDQQPESFVFSLESMESCFLGASPERLVRKRDQVALSTCLAGSIKRGRDELEDQKLGDELMNDDKNRVEHDYVVQMIREEMSHLCYEVDVSTKPTLMKVRDIQHLYTPVTGYTEQKSVLPFVEKLHPTPALGGLPNDKALQEIRRLETMDRGFYGAPVGWMDYRKNGEFAVAIRSGLLNKQQAVLYAGCGVVADSQAESEFIETGIKFRPMLRAIGGTADE
- a CDS encoding 1,4-dihydroxy-2-naphthoate polyprenyltransferase, which codes for MEVNTSPFIKPDKGWKIWWQLMRPHTLTAAFVPVFLGTALAVAYTSLRIDLFLAMLIACLLIQAATNMFNEYFDYVRGLDTEKSVGIGGAIVRNGVQPRTVLTMGFSFFAIALLLGIYICANTTWWIAVVGIICMAAGYFYTGGPVPIAYTPFGELTAGFFMGFVIILLSFYIQTGFVSNSSILISVPISILVGSILLANNIRDLDGDKENGRKTLAILVGRQRAIQMLAGMFIVSFAWVAALVVFEVGSPWLLLTFLSIPKAVRATKGFIGKTLPIQMMPAMKATAQTNTIFGLLLSIGICLGYLL
- a CDS encoding glycogen/starch/alpha-glucan phosphorylase; protein product: MFSNKEAFKAAFLKRIERTYGKSFQDSTLSDQFQTLGNMVREYISSNWIQTNEEYSKEKKVYYLSIEFLLGRLLGQNLLNLGIYDVVEEGLKDLHISLEELEEIEYDAALGNGGLGRLAACFLDSLASLDLPGHGYGIRYKHGLFEQRIVDGFQLELPEHWLRYGHVWEVRKIDMAVEIPFWGKVETYEKDGILTFRHVDAEYVSAVPYDMPVIGYETDTVNTLRLWSAEPSRYMPNQDVLKYKKETEAISEFLYPDDTNDEGKILRLKQQYFLVSASIRSIIQDYLEQYKDLHAFHEHVSIHINDTHPVLAIPEFMRVLLDDHCMSWEEAWQITTNTFCYTNHTTLSEALEQWPIRIFQPLLPRIFMIIDEINERFCKSLWELYPGEWGRIEQMAIVAHGQVKMAHLAIVGSHSVNGVAKIHTEILKNREMNLFYQFQPEKFNNKTNGITHRRWLLKANPELTHLIRETIGDEWMKQPEKLALLHSYEQDSAFLTGLADVKLKRKEILAKRILEQNGINVDPQSIFDIQVKRLHAYKRQLLNVLHILYLYNRMREDASFDMYPRTFVFGAKASPGYYYAKKIIKLIHSVADMVNNDPIVKDRIKVVFLENYRVSLAEDIIPAADISEQISTASKEASGTGNMKFMMNGALTMGTLDGANVEILEQVGQENIFIFGLKAEEVMKFEREGGYRSMDYYHHDNHIRQVMDQLVNGFFNEEDQFEMIYDSLLIENDQYFVLKDFAAYRDKQQEAGRLYEKDRNRWLQMTARNISQSGYFSSDRTIREYASDIWEIHNRGSQVLVKR